A genomic window from Candidatus Kouleothrix ribensis includes:
- a CDS encoding ATP-binding protein, whose translation MDYATSIKHIERQLDQRRIQPAMQEMGTALEQLLKELYRDYLPRLSPGDRASVSQIERDTAAKIKSRSGSADTFTLGQAERFLRNSGFLEKAATVGAGTRALLRADLKPFVEARNDATHQAVPPSENEARLYFHQLVQFLEESGKLAAAPALSTASTLKPWVDVVTPHPDIQNGRLEMSTYAADLWAVAFGGERCPEVYRTAAAFFDATYLTNNLAGLLGDAVRVLAGGVGDRVLQLRTPFGGGKTHALIALYHLATSDGKQRAKVIEAVSARRGATLTDPGTVSVAVLHGMSLDPLAPRTPEPDVTLHTLWGELAYQLGGKTAYDLVRAQDERRSAPGKPILQKIIGNDPAMILLDEILVYVEKAHTVTVGNSTHGRQVLIFLQALTETVRGLDKAAMVYSLQASQGEAFGAEGLLTELDHLVSRIDSKREPVSGDEVLKVVQRRLFSNLGPSAVREAVARAYAERYRSHIEADDPSGAAQEARRLEARILDSYPLHPDLLDLMYHRWGSLPSYQRTRGALQFLATAISSANTVPGSAQPLLGPGDVLLEDDGTRNALFAQVGEREHYSSVLAADIIGGDRAADVDRRMGEVSPVLRRLRVGTRVATAAFLYSFGARQGEDRGVVRDDLIAACLSPELDRNILTTTLHELQESLLYLHHVGGRYRFETKPNLNKLLADQARQYEASEIIEELKKKLGTVIGKVSGSDARLWPEDASAIGDYVPSFQIAYLGPEWADLGRDETEVRARQWIEMRGSTRRQYKNGLALALPTAARLDEARQHMRMLLAVEALISARSRYNLSVDQLEELRDREKRLAGDILASLRRLYDIVALPIEATGSPDPLGIEWIDLRAQPLSSEKIQERVLEALRHWVFDRVTPVKLVGLTRLGQDSTTQMLSCATLVGYCFSFLNFPKLLGNEPIRAAIAQGVRDGVLGYSAALQQKASGQPFVTDHRLMKIDTPLAQQEIDVSATSYLVAPELARRLSQPPQQVQPDPVVDQPPSGPEKGVKEQAATYTTEIEPTKPPTKAQATSGRRYRLRFTTNKQQLFRAFRPLQNLAEMSGTLDVTLEIIARSDTPLDSSWLRNAVEEPLDEADVSFDRSLED comes from the coding sequence ATGGACTATGCAACCAGCATCAAACATATCGAGCGTCAGCTCGACCAGCGCCGTATTCAGCCGGCCATGCAAGAGATGGGTACCGCCCTAGAGCAATTGCTGAAGGAGCTGTATCGCGACTACCTGCCACGCTTGAGTCCTGGGGATCGTGCATCGGTGAGCCAGATCGAACGCGATACAGCCGCCAAAATCAAGTCACGATCAGGAAGCGCGGACACATTTACATTGGGGCAAGCCGAACGCTTTCTGCGGAATAGCGGGTTCCTGGAGAAAGCTGCCACCGTTGGTGCCGGCACACGTGCGTTGTTGCGTGCCGATCTTAAGCCCTTTGTCGAGGCGCGCAACGATGCCACGCACCAGGCGGTGCCACCCTCTGAGAATGAGGCTCGGCTCTACTTTCACCAGCTTGTGCAGTTCCTTGAAGAAAGTGGTAAGCTGGCCGCAGCGCCAGCTCTGAGTACGGCGTCCACACTCAAACCGTGGGTCGATGTCGTGACGCCTCATCCAGATATCCAAAACGGCCGGCTTGAAATGAGCACCTACGCAGCCGATCTCTGGGCAGTTGCATTCGGCGGCGAACGCTGCCCCGAGGTCTACCGCACTGCTGCCGCCTTTTTTGACGCGACGTATCTCACAAATAACCTGGCCGGCTTGCTGGGCGATGCAGTGCGTGTGCTGGCGGGCGGCGTTGGCGATCGTGTCCTGCAACTGCGAACGCCGTTTGGCGGCGGCAAAACCCACGCGCTGATTGCACTCTATCATCTTGCGACGAGCGATGGGAAGCAGCGCGCCAAGGTTATTGAGGCAGTCAGCGCGCGACGCGGCGCAACGCTGACAGACCCAGGCACTGTGAGCGTCGCAGTGTTGCACGGCATGAGCCTCGATCCACTCGCGCCACGCACGCCAGAACCAGATGTCACGCTCCATACCTTGTGGGGCGAACTGGCCTATCAGCTTGGCGGCAAAACTGCCTATGATCTTGTGCGTGCCCAGGATGAACGTCGAAGTGCGCCTGGCAAACCTATTCTCCAAAAGATCATTGGGAATGATCCAGCGATGATTCTCCTCGACGAAATTCTGGTGTATGTCGAGAAAGCCCACACTGTGACGGTTGGCAACAGTACCCATGGCCGTCAGGTACTGATCTTCTTACAGGCGCTGACCGAGACGGTGCGCGGATTAGACAAGGCCGCGATGGTCTATTCGCTCCAAGCCAGCCAGGGTGAGGCATTTGGCGCCGAAGGGCTGCTGACCGAACTTGATCACCTGGTCAGCCGCATTGATTCCAAACGCGAGCCAGTGAGCGGCGATGAGGTGCTCAAAGTGGTGCAGCGCCGGCTCTTCAGCAATCTCGGGCCATCGGCCGTGCGCGAAGCCGTGGCACGCGCCTACGCGGAACGGTACCGCAGTCATATCGAGGCAGATGATCCGTCAGGCGCGGCCCAGGAAGCACGACGCCTGGAAGCGCGCATCCTGGACAGTTATCCACTCCATCCCGATCTATTGGATCTCATGTACCATCGCTGGGGGAGTTTACCCTCCTATCAGCGTACCCGTGGTGCCCTGCAATTCTTAGCAACCGCCATCAGCTCGGCGAATACTGTACCAGGCAGCGCCCAGCCATTGCTAGGGCCAGGCGATGTTCTTTTAGAAGATGATGGTACCCGCAATGCGCTGTTTGCTCAGGTCGGCGAGCGTGAACACTACAGCAGCGTGCTGGCAGCCGACATCATCGGCGGTGATCGTGCTGCTGATGTCGACCGTCGGATGGGCGAGGTAAGTCCCGTGCTGCGCCGGCTGCGTGTCGGAACACGTGTCGCCACTGCCGCATTTCTGTACTCCTTTGGCGCGCGGCAGGGTGAAGATCGCGGTGTGGTGCGCGACGACCTGATCGCCGCCTGTCTCTCACCCGAGCTTGATCGGAACATCTTGACGACCACCTTGCATGAGCTTCAAGAATCGCTGCTCTATCTCCACCACGTTGGTGGTCGCTATAGGTTCGAGACCAAGCCGAACCTCAACAAGCTGCTTGCCGACCAGGCGCGGCAGTACGAGGCGAGTGAGATCATCGAAGAGCTCAAGAAGAAACTCGGCACGGTCATCGGCAAAGTGTCCGGTAGCGATGCACGACTTTGGCCGGAAGATGCGTCGGCCATCGGCGACTATGTGCCAAGCTTCCAGATCGCCTACCTTGGGCCGGAATGGGCCGATCTGGGTCGGGATGAGACCGAAGTGCGGGCACGCCAATGGATTGAGATGCGCGGGAGTACCCGGCGCCAGTATAAGAACGGTCTGGCACTTGCACTCCCGACCGCAGCGCGACTGGATGAAGCACGGCAGCACATGCGCATGCTCCTGGCGGTGGAGGCATTGATTAGCGCGCGTAGTCGGTACAATCTTTCGGTCGATCAACTTGAAGAACTGCGCGACCGTGAGAAACGGCTTGCCGGCGATATCCTGGCGTCACTGCGACGCCTCTACGATATCGTCGCGCTTCCCATTGAGGCGACCGGCAGCCCTGACCCGCTCGGAATTGAGTGGATCGATTTGCGTGCCCAGCCCTTGAGCAGCGAGAAGATCCAGGAACGTGTGCTGGAGGCGCTACGCCATTGGGTGTTCGACCGTGTGACTCCTGTCAAGCTTGTCGGCCTGACGCGCCTGGGGCAGGATTCGACAACACAAATGCTCAGTTGTGCAACGCTGGTCGGGTATTGCTTCTCATTCCTCAATTTTCCAAAATTGCTGGGAAATGAACCCATCCGAGCCGCCATTGCGCAAGGTGTGCGCGATGGCGTTCTGGGATACAGTGCAGCACTCCAGCAGAAGGCAAGCGGCCAGCCATTTGTCACCGACCATCGTCTCATGAAGATAGATACGCCGCTCGCGCAACAAGAGATCGATGTCAGCGCGACAAGCTATCTCGTCGCCCCAGAGCTTGCCCGTCGCCTGTCACAGCCACCACAGCAGGTTCAACCCGATCCAGTGGTAGATCAACCTCCTTCTGGCCCGGAGAAAGGTGTGAAAGAGCAAGCAGCTACCTACACGACAGAAATCGAACCCACCAAGCCACCAACCAAAGCACAGGCGACAAGTGGCCGACGCTACCGCTTGCGGTTTACCACAAACAAGCAACAACTGTTTCGGGCCTTCCGACCACTTCAGAATCTCGCGGAGATGTCAGGAACCTTGGATGTGACACTCGAAATCATTGCACGGTCGGATACGCCGCTCGATTCAAGTTGGTTACGCAATGCCGTCGAGGAACCATTGGATGAGGCAGATGTGTCTTTTGACAGAAGTCTGGAGGACTGA